The proteins below come from a single Hirundo rustica isolate bHirRus1 chromosome 6, bHirRus1.pri.v3, whole genome shotgun sequence genomic window:
- the GPHB5 gene encoding glycoprotein hormone beta-5 yields MKLPCLVLGVLLLLLLSRCSAATKASAIDLRTFVGCAVREFTFLARKPGCRGLRVTTDACWGRCETWEKPILEPPYIESHHRICTYNETRMVTVKLPRCAPDVDPFYTYPVAIRCDCDLCSTATTECETY; encoded by the exons ATGAAGCTGCCCTGCCTGGTCCTGggagttctgctgctgctgctgctgtccaggTGCAGTGCGGCCACCAAGGCCTCGGCCATCGACCTGCGGACGTTCGTGGGCTGTGCCGTGAGGGAATTCACCTTCCTGGCCAGGAAACCCGGCTGCCGCGGGCTCAGGGTCACCACGGACGCCTGCTGGGGACGCTGCGAGACCTGGGAG AAGCCGATCCTGGAGCCGCCCTACATCGAGTCCCACCACCGCATCTGCACCTACAACGAGACCAGGATGGTGACGGTGAAgctgcccaggtgtgcccccgACGTGGACCCCTTCTACACCTACCCGGTGGCCATCCGCTGTGACTGCGACCTCTGCTCCACTGCCACCACCGAGTGTGAGACCTACTGA